In one window of Lepus europaeus isolate LE1 chromosome 14, mLepTim1.pri, whole genome shotgun sequence DNA:
- the LOC133773851 gene encoding transmembrane epididymal protein 1-like yields the protein MGKFNGHFYPGLYLFYYGLYQATVVSRALICNDPLLWPPRPPRSEGRWGWLWTLSYTGLLKMAAGSMLTLYVVFCLEDGMVLMDRHMLSRFMYPREWQHLTMFVLLALLGCVELASSSLLPRRCVALEKGALALAFYELLLLFVSHAQGSERVELQVHALLLPVVLLLTLVLTAQLWAPAACQLWLMESFLFLVMGSWLVQAGFILYRPISGFPWQDDDIGDIMFVTTFFCWHVMADALCLLAVHGFSFFWLRCCSPRSEPAGPTGALRHAGPPGPLYMLLQEAEQSEKEEGALLLPQAQPGP from the coding sequence ATGGGGAAGTTCAACGGCCACTTCTACCCAGGGCTGTATCTTTTCTATTATGGACTGTACCAGGCCACGGTGGTGTCCAGGGCTCTAATATGCAACGACCCCCTCCTGTGGCCTCCACGGCCCCCCAGGAGtgaggggaggtggggctggctGTGGACGCTGTCCTACACGGGGCTGCTGAAGATGGCGGCCGGCTCCATGCTCACCCTTTACGTGGTCTTCTGTCTCGAGGACGGAATGGTGCTGATGGACAGGCACATGCTGTCCCGGTTCATGTACCCCCGGGAGTGGCAGCACCTCACCATGTTCGTCCTCCTGGCCCTCCTGGGCTGCGTGGAGCTGGCCAGCAGCAGCCTGCTGCCCCGCAGGTGCGTGGCCCTGGAGAAGggcgccctggccctggccttctACGAGCTCCTGCTGCTGTTTGTgtcacatgctcagggctccgaGAGGGTGGAGCTGCAGGTGCACGCCCTGCTGCTCCCCGTGGTGCTGCTGCTGACCCTGGTGCTGACCGCGCAGCTCTGGGCTCCCGCCGCctgccagctctggctgatggAGAGCTTCCTCTTCCTCGTCATGggctcctggctggtgcaggccgGCTTCATCCTGTACAGACCCATCTCCGGCTTCCCCTGGCAGGACGACGACATCGGCGACATCATGTTTGTCACCACTTTCTTCTGCTGGCACGTGATGGCCGACGCGCTGTGCCTGCTGGCGGTCCACGGCTTCTCCTTCTTCTGGCTGCGTTGCTGCAGCCCCCGCTCGGAGCCGGCGGGGCCCACAGGGGCTCTGCGTCACGCAGGCCCCCCGGGGCCCCTCTACATGttgctgcaggaggcagagcagtctgagaaggaggagggggctcTCCTCCTGCCACAGGCTCAGCCCGGGCCCTAG
- the LOC133773852 gene encoding transmembrane epididymal protein 1A-like — MGGFEGHLYPGLSFFLYGLHQARLVSRALLWDSPAQCPQRGAQDRGARARLQRACSVGSLKILSACILVAQEVHSVPRQFVLLTKMYHERSFMYRKQWQHVTLYASFLLSGCVDLASQHLLPRRCAGLEQAAQALGMSIFLPLMLSHMQDTEGVELRSHALLTQAMFLLTLVLTAELWAPDEPRLWVLKAFLSTVTGSWLIQMGFMLYRPISGYKWMDDDQSDLAFVTTSFCGHMVLAAILMIWIHGCSWVWYSHVSASARRPRAPAAPASQACAFTSTPPPRPKCWNKQLHPALSA; from the exons ATGGGCGGCTTCGAAGGTCACCTGTACCCGGGGCTGTCCTTCTTCCTGTACGGGCTCCACCAGGCACGGCTGGTCTCCAGGGCGCTGCTGTGGGACTCCCCGGCCCAGTGCCCGCAGCGTGGCGCCCAGGACCGCGGGGCACGGGCAAGGCTGCAGCGCGCGTGCAGCGTGGGCTCACTGAAGATTCTGAGCGCCTGCATCCTCGTGGCCCAGGAGGTGCACAGCGTCCCCCGGCAGTTCGTGCTGCTGACCAAGATGTACCACGAGCGGAGCTTCATGTACCGCAAGCAGTGGCAGCACGTCACCCTCTACGCCTCCTTCCTCCTGAGCGGCTGCGTGGACCTggccagccagcacctgctgccgcGCAGGTGCGCCGGGCTGGAGCAGgcggcccaggccctgggcatgTCCATCTTCCTGCCCCTGATGCTGTCACACATGCAGGACACGGAGGGCGTGGAGCTGCGGTCCCACGCGCTGCTCACACAGGCCATGTTCCTGCTCACCCTGGTGCTGACCGCAGAGCTGTGGGCCCCCGACGAGCCGCGGCTGTGGGTGCTGAAGGCCTTCCTGTCCACCGTCACGGGCTCCTGGCTGATACAGATGGGCTTCATGCTGTACAGGCCCATCTCGGGCTACAAGTGGATGGACGACGACCAGAGTGACCTCGCGTTCGTCACCACCTCCTTCTGCGGCCACATGGTCTTGGCGGCCATCCTCATGATCTGGATCCACGGCTGCTCTTGGGTGTGGTACAGCCACGTCTCCGCCAGCGCCCGGCGCCCCAGGGCCCCTGCGGCTCCGG CCTCGCAGGCCTGCGCCTTCACCTccacacccccgccccgccccaaaTGTTGGAATAAACAGCTGCACCCTGCTCTGTCCGCCTGa